The Anopheles coluzzii chromosome 2, AcolN3, whole genome shotgun sequence genome window below encodes:
- the LOC120952256 gene encoding nonsense-mediated mRNA decay factor SMG9-like, producing the protein MSGKQQPKILLKTRSTDDPAAGPSVSTPRRTPTILASTTPQIAGTSKGSESRHAASAKSLPATAAPDPYSYTPMEGSLVLLKNHNAINYRTLDFLHETNQDYVVIGTIGMPGVGKSTVLNLLNTNLYAPDQSDTRKESIFPVHSTINVAGENEVRMHITEDRLILLDCSEPVFGHARKDFIQNEQDELKKLMILLRICHVMLVVQEEYYNIRLMRTLMWAEMMTQVLSAQPTKLVFIRNKVVPHGTSHDSRERMINLYRQMFLNVASFSVTSASFSGDSGAQEEMFNYVEFPRIEKGETVSIPEHLKETILSLRQIVYAGRESIMARNCSEKAWGQALVKLIDCPEGNFFVDKYEKLKEKYNLHNHVKITENQYRDQTSLHFVE; encoded by the exons ATGAGTGGTAAACAGCAACCGAAAATTCTGCTCAAAACTCGGTCCACCGATGATCCTGCAGCGGGCCCTTCCGTATCCACCCCCAGAAGAACTCCGACCATCTTGGCCAGTACCACACCACAGATCGCCGGCACATCTAAGGGGTCCGAATCTAGGCATGCAGCATCCGCTAAATCACTGCCGGCTACGGCAGCCCCCGATCCGTACAGCTACACGCCGATGGAGGGGTCCTTGGTGCTGCTGAAGAATCACAATGCGATCAACTATCGCACGCTGGATTTTCTACACGAGACCAATCAGGATTACGTCGTAATCGGAACTATCGGCATGCCCGGCGTTGGTAAATCGACCGTGTTAAACTTGCTCAATACAAATCTTTACGCGCCCGATCAAAGCGACACCAGAAAGGAAAGCATCTTTCCCGTGCATAGTACAATTAACGTTGCGGGCGAAAATGAAG TGCGGATGCACATCACCGAGGATCGGTTAATACTGTTGGACTGTAGCGAGCCGGTGTTTGGGCACGCGAGAAAAGACTTCATTCAGAACGAGCAAGACGAGCTGAAGAAGCTGATGATTTTGCTCCGTATTTGTCACGTcatgctggtggtgcaggaaGAATATTACAACATCCGGCTGATGCGTACCCTGATGTGGGCAGAAATGATGACCCAGGTACTTTCCGCCCAGCCCACCAAGCTTGTGTTCATCCGGAACAAGGTAGTGCCGCACGGCACTAGTCACGATTCCCGCGAACGGATGATCAATCTGTACCGGCAGATGTTTCTTAACGTGGCGTCGTTTTCCGTGACGAGCGCCAGCTTTAGCGGTGACTCCGGAGCACAGGAGGAAATGTTCAATTATGTAGAATTTCCTCGCATAGAAAAAG GTGAAACGGTGAGCATTCCGGAACATTTGAAGGAAACCATACTGTCGCTACGGCAGATCGTGTACGCTGGACGGGAAAGTATAATGGCACGCAATTGCTCAGAAAAGGCATGGGGCCAAGCGCTTGTAAAGCTAATCGATTGCCCGGAGGGTAACTTTTTCGTCGACAAGTATGAAAAGCTGAAGGAAAAGTACAACCTTCACAATCATGTAAAAATTACGGAAAATCAATATCGTGATCAGACATCGCTACATTTTGTGGAATAA